The region CCTGCCCTCGTGCCTCGGGCTGCCTGCGGCACCGGAAATCTACAAGGCGCTCAACCCAAAGGCTGGGAACAGATTCGATAGCCGCTACTAATGCAACATGAACTAAGTCCCTCTTTGAAGGGGGTAGGGGGATGTAATCGTATGCAAACAACTCCCCTCCTTGGATAAGGAGGGGCCAGGGGTGGTTGGACCCGGCATTGCTAAATCTCCCTCCCCTGTGTTTAGGAGAGGGGTGAAATCTCCCTCCCCTGACAAGAGACTTACTCTTCATGCAACGCCACGGCAGGATGTATTTTGGCGGCTTGCCGGCTTGGGTAAAAGGCGCAGATGGCGGTGAGCAGGTACACGACGCACACAGCACTGAAAAGTGCTATGAAGTATACTTCTGACTCTACCTGAAACACCTGCAGGAGCGGAAACTGCACGGCAAAGAACACGCCCAGCAGCAAGCCGAACGTTGCCAGCACCAGTACCTCGCCGATGAACTGCCAGTAGATCTGAGAAGAAGCTGCCCCCAGGGCCCTGCGCAAGCCGATTTCGCTGTTACGACGGCTGATGTTGTGCCACAGCACGCCAAACAAGCCCAACGCCACGTTAAAGATCAGGAAGCCACAGACCAGACCCAGTGCGATAAGAGGTACCAGGGCGAGCTTGGATTTATTCTGCCGCATTTTCTCCAGCGTCGAGACTTCCAGCGTCCAGTTCTTGGCAACCTGCCCCAGCTGCCTGATCATCTTCTCCTCGAAGGCTACCCCGGTTCCAGGCTTTACCCGGATCAGCATCTCTCCCCAGAACGCGTGCTCCTTTTTAGCGAGAAGTATACGTTCGAAATAGCCTGGTTCCTCGGCCGCATATTCGCTGGCGGGGCGGAAATTGGCCACAACCCCCACCACCTGAAAGTTGGTGCTGTCGTTCTGAGGGAACAGTTTCCCGAGCGGGTTCTCATCCCCAAACAGTTGCTGGCGCATCACCTCGTTGATCACAATCGGCACATGGTGCGAGGCGTCGTCCTGCGCACCGAACCAGCGTCCTTCGCTTACCTGTACCTGCATCACGTCCTTAAAATCATCCTGCACCTCGTAGATATTGGCTTCAATCCGCTTATTGTTGTAAGAGACGCCATTGTTCATTTGGCTGAAAGAAAACGGCGCATTGCTGCTGGTAAGCGAAGCGGCCTCTACCTCCGGCATACTTTTTACAAGCTGCAGTGCTTGCTCCATGTTCCGGCGATTTAGCGAGGCGGAGTCAAGGTCAGGGCGCATGGTCAGCAGCCACACTTGCTCGTGCTCAAAGCCCAAGGGTTTGTTGTAGTTGCGTACGTTATAAACTACCAGGCTAAGTACCCCGAACAGCACTAAAAAGCAAATGAAAATTTCAGTGATCAGCAGGAAGTTGCTTTTCTTCCGGTTCCAGATCAGTTTAAACAGATGGCGTATCATTTTGAACCTCCTCTCAGTGCCTCTACGGCTTGTAAGCGTGACATCTTAAAAGCGGGGTATACCCCGGAAACCAACCCAAAAACAAGGCAGAGCAGCAAGCCCACCCCAAATATGCGCAGGTTCAGGCTCAGGTCTGCGTAAACGATAATGCCGCTATCGTTAATGAGCCACAGTACCAGGGCCGACAGTACAAAACCCAGTAAACCACCCAGCAGCGTCAGGAAGATGTTCTCTACCAGAAACTGCCCGATGATGGTGGAGGAAGAGGCGCCGAAGGCCTTGCGCACCCCTATCTCGGAGGAGCGCTCCATGATGCGGCTGATGTTGATGTTTACCAGATTGATGGCAGGCAGCAGCATGAACAGCAAGGCAAGCGCCATCAGCAGGGCATACAGGATGCCCACGCCCGGCTCCTTCCCATTGCCCAGGAAAGTGCGGGCAATGCTCTCCAGGAAGGTGTCGGGGAAAGAACTTAACTCTACTTCTTTTTCAGGGTGCTGGCGCTCCACTTCGGCCATCATCGTGGCATACTCCTTTTTGATCTGAGGGATATCCGAGGCCTTCGCCGCTTTGATGGTGGCAAAGTAAGTACCATGCAGGCCCGGCTTATTAAAGTCCTGGCTTTTGAGCGAGATGGGCACCCACACATCGGCATAGGAGTGCAGGCGCAGCACAGACACATTCTCCACAATACCCACTACTTTATACTTTACCTGGTCTACTTCTATGTACTGCCCCAGGGCCTCGTCTTCACCAAAGTAATTTTTGCGGGTGCTTTCGTTAATCACGGCTACGCGGCTGGCGCTCTTCACCTCCTGCTGCCCGAAAGGACCTCCTTCCACGAAGTTAAAATCCAGGATATCCCAAAACTCCTGATCGGTATACTTGATGTCGAGGGCCAGTTTGCGGTTATTGATGTAGCTGTTGACCTGGAAAAACATGGTGTTGATGGACACCTTTTCAGGGGTTTGCAGCGTGCGCACGTTACGGTCGAGGAAGTGGTAGCTGGGAGGGCCGCCTCTCGTATGGCCATCCTTTATCTGCTCGCGCATCATGTTTACGAAAAGCAGTTTATCTGTGTCGCGCTCAGGCATTTGCGGCCCGAAGGCGTGGTCGAAGAGGGAGGTGGCCACCACCAGCACCATCAGGGTAAAGCTGATGCCAAAGAGGCTGATGAAGGTAAAGAACTTGCGCCGCAAGAGCACCTTCCAGGCTATTTTCAGGTAGTTCTTCAGCATGGCTATACTTGCTGTAGGTTCGCGAACACCTTGGCGTCAGATACCTGCTGCCCGTCGAAGAAGCGCACCAGGCGCTCGGTTTTCTGGGCCATGTTCTCGTCGTGCGTCACCATCACGATGGTGGTGCCATCCACTTGGTTTAGGTTCAGCAGGATATTCATGATCTCTTCGCCCATCACCGAGTCCAGGTTGCCGGTGGGCTCGTCGGCAAGTATAAGCTGCGGCTGGCCGATCAGCGCGCGGGCAATGGCCACGCGCTGGCGCTGTCCGCCCGAGAGCTGCGTGGGGTAGTGTTTGGTGCGGGCGCTCAGGCCCACTTTCTCCAGAGCGGTTTTGGCGCGCCTGGTGCGCTCGGAGGCAGAGATGCCGCTGCGGTAGAGCAGGGGCAGCTCCACGTTGTCGAGCACGCTCAGGTCGTTTACCAGGTGGTAACTCTGGAAAACAAAGCCGATCTTCTCGTTGCGGATGTGCGCTAATTCTTTGTCTTTATAGCTGGTGATGGTATGTCCATCAATTTCCACCGTGCCTTGGGTCGGCACGTCCAGCAGGCCCATGATGTTGAGCAGCGTGGATTTGCCGCAGCCCGAAGGGCCCATGATGGAGAGGAATTCGCCTTTTGGAACCCGCAAGTTCACGTGCTGCAGGGCTACCGTCTCGATGGACTTGGTTTGGTAGACCTTTTCGATGTTTGATAGCGTGATCATAGTTTTAAATTTAATGTCTTTTGGTTTTTATGGTGATTCAGTGTTTTAGCTGCTACTAACTTCATGGCGCAAGTCTTCAGACTTGAGTCCCAACCGCTGGCGCGAGTTTGCACCTCGTGCTTTCCTATCCTATCGCTGGCGCGGGTTTGCAACCCGTGCCCTGCTATGATGTCGGCTTTGCAATCCGGGTGGCTTGAAAAGCCATACTTTATACTTTCCTCATTTACATGGCGCAAGCGTCCGCTTGCGCCTTTCTTAGCCACTGCTTCCTTCCACTGGAACCAAGCTATCCTTACTAGTTTCCGTTCTTCCCTCTGGCTTTACAACATGAGTTGTTTCACCTCCAGTTTTGGCTCTCTCAAGCCCGAGAGGGCTCGTCCTGGGGGTAGGGGCCCTCGATAAGGGCATCGCGCGGTGTACATTTCCTTTGCTGTCGCAATTTCGCTGAAGCGAAACCGTAAATCTACAAGGCGCTCAACCCAAGCACTGGAATCAAATCTCAATAGCCGCCGCTGACAGAGCTTCAACAGAGCTCCCCTCCTTTGACAAGGAGGGGTAGGGGTGGTTAGACCCGGTACTGCCGAAAACTCCCTCCCCTGTTTTTAGGGTAGGGTTGGGGAGATGTATAATTTCTCATACCCCCTCCTGCGCCTCCGCCACAATCGGTTCTTGTCGTTCAAAATCATAAAGTGTTAGCTGTCTCAAAGTATAATGGGCTTCCCAGAACTCGCTGAGCGAGGCGATGTAGGCGCGGCGGGCCTGGTCTTTCTCAGCTAGAGCGATGTTTAGTTCGGTAATGCTGATGCGGCCAATCAGGAACGTGTTCTTCGCGATCTCGTAGCGCTCTGCGGCGATGGCATCGGCCTCGGCAGTGGTTCTGATGCGGTTTTTTAGGGTGTTGTACTGGTTCACCTGCGTCACCACGGCCTGCTCAAAGTTGGTTTCTTCTTGGCTGATGGTATACTCCACCAACTGCTGGTTCAACTGCGCCACTTTGGTAACGGAGCGCTGCCGGCCCCAATCGAGTATAGGCATGGTAAAGCCGATGCGCGCACGCTGCTGGTTATCGGGGCGGTTGTAGATATCACTCAAAACAGCGCCCTGGTTTGTGAGGCCAAAAGTGGCGAAAAGGCTGGCGTTAAATCCATTGTCGCCACGGGCTTTGGCCACCAGACTCTCAGCCTCCAGCATCCTGCGCCTGAAGTTTATACTTTCCTTGCGGTTCTTCCTGGCCTCGGCTAGTGCCAGGTCTGTTGCCACAGCAGCATTAGGGATACTTTCCGGTACGTGCAGGCTAAAGCGGTTACTGTCTTTCAGGCCGATGTAATTGCGCAGGGCCAGCGCGGCCGTTTGCTCATCCAGGTTGGCCTGGGCCAGCGCCAGATCAGAGTTAAGCACTGCCAGGCGCAGCTGCAGCAGGTCGTTTTTAGAGAGGCGGCCGAGTTTATACTTTTCCTGGGCCACCTGGTAGAGCGTGTCGTTGTTGGCCAGGTTCTTGGCGGCTATACCTTGGTTTACCTGGGCCAGCAGCAGGTCGAAGTATAAACCGGTGGCTTTTACGGCTATTTCCTCCCGGTCCTCCACATACTGCTTCTGCGACTCCTCGTAGCGCAGCGGCTCTATCTTCTTGTTCCAGCTCAGGGCGTTGTAGGCAAATAGCGGCTGCTCCAGCCCGATAATGGCCGGGTTGCCGTTGTAGCGGGTCTGTTCGCGGTCAAAATCGTCGAAACGCTGCATCAGAGAAGTAACGAACACCTTGCCGCCGGTCGGGCTGATCACCTGGCTTAGCGTAAGTCCAAGGTCTGTATTGTTGATGGAAACAGGCCGGAACTCGGTGGTGCCGTCGGGTTGGGTAACCGGGGTGATGGTGCGGCTGAAATCCGGAAGCGTTCCCTCCAGGCTGAGCTGCGGCCGGTACTCCGATTTTACGCTGCGCCATTTCCAATAACTGTTCTCCCGGCTAGTCTCCACCTGCAGCGCCTCTGCCGACTGCGCCTGCGCCAAAGTTACCACCTCCTGCAGGCTCAGTTGCCGCGTGCCAGGCTGTGCTATACTTTGGCCACAGTGCAGGGCAAAGAGTACAAACAACAAACAGTATGGGTAATGCTTTTTCATAGTTTTAGTTTAAGCGTATCAGGTAGCACGCATCAGGAATCACGACTTTTAAAGTATAAATCCGAAGGTGGTCATTCAGCGTCTTATAGGCACGAGTTACAAACTCGCGCCAGCAACAGGTGTATAGAAAGGTCTCGCTACGTGTGTCTTGATACTTGATTCGGGCTCTACTTCAACCTCACTTTCTGCACGTGCTCGTAGTCCTTCATGTCTGAGATCACAACCACATCACCAGGCTCCACGCCATTTTCCAACTCTACAAAATCGGTGTTGCTGACGCCGGTGCGGGCAGGTACTTGTATCAGCTCATCCTCGCGCAGCACGAACAGTTTATCCAGGGAGCCACTGTTAAAGTAGGGGCCGTTTTTCACTCTCAGGGTGTTGTTTTTGGTGGTGGTGGTCACAAAGAGGTCCACGCGGAGGCTGGGGCGCAGCAGTTGGTGGCTCTTCTCCTGCAGGGCCACGTAAAAGGTGACGGTGCCGTTCTTTACCGAAGGCTCAATGGCTACGATGCTGCCTTTCAGGTCGGTGTTGTTGATGCGGGCAACGGCCTCGCCACCCACATGCAACTGGTCTGCAAAGGCATCCGAAATGCTGGCCTGTACCCGGAAGCTGCTCAGGTCGGCCAGTCGGGCGATCACCTCGCCGGCGTTCACGCTGCTGCCAATCTCGTTCTTCACCCAGGTTACCACGCCGGGGCGGGTGGCACGTACTTCGGCCTGTTCCATCTTGCGCTCCAGTTCTTCCAGCGAGCGGCCGTTCATCGCCAGGGTAAAACTTAACTCCTGCTCGTCGGCTTTCAGCAGTTTGCGCTCGCTTTCGATGTCCTGCTCCAGTTGTGCCAGTTCCTGCTGGGCTATTTTCAGTTTCAGCTCTGCCTGCTTTACCTGCTCGCGTGTGCCGCCGCCTATCTTTAACAAGTACTGCTCGTCTTCCAGCTGCGCCTCCAGGCTTTTCACGTTCATGCGCTTAATGGCCAGCTGCGACTCCAGGCTATTCAGTTTTTTCTCCAGTTCCAGGCGCATCTGCACGCTCTTGTGCTGGTTCAGTTGCTGCTCGTCCTTCAGCTTATCGTAGGCGAGTTGGGTATAGGAGCGATCGAGGAGGAGCACCTGTTCACCGGGTTGCACCTGCTCGCCGGTATTACGCACCACCTGCTCGATGCGCGCCTGAATGGGGCTGGTAATGGCCTGCTCATGCTCCGGCACCACCACACCCGAGGCGGTGAGGGTAGCTACTACTGGCCCCCGCTCCACCACAGCGGTTCGTACCTCGCTGCGCCTGATGCCGGGTGCCAGCAGACTTCTGAACCCGAAGATGGCTGCCAGCACCAGCGCCGCGGCTATACTTATCTGCCAGATGCGCTTGCGGCGGTTAGCTTGTTTGGTAGCGGCTGATAATTCACGATCCATAGTTTTATTTTATACTTGCTCGTGAGGGTATAGCCAATTTAGGTGCCAGTTATTTAAAATTTTGATTTACAGGTATTTGTGTTGAAAATTGTTGGTTTTTAGGCATTTGGATGTGTTCAGTATTGAACAGTTTGTTCGGTTTTGGGAGGGGGAGGGTTTACCAAAGATTATGCTTAAATTTGATAACTATATCAGTGAGTTTGTCATCCTTATCAAGTAAACCATGATAGATAAAAGGTTGCTGAAATCTTACTACAACTCCTTCAACACAAAAGCATTCATCTGCCTATATCCAGGAATGACATGCTCTGAAAAACCTATAAGAGCTCATTCAATACAGAACTCAAAAGTTTTTGATTTACTCAGTGATAAAGATCATCTAGTCAGTATCCAACAAATCACCAATAAAAGTCATGCTCCAGTACCTTCATTTGGTTTGATCGGTCGAAATAAGGCATCAGTGTTTGAAGGCCTATGTCAGCACCATGACAAGAGCCTCTTTAAACCAATTGATGATTCTGATTTTGAAGTAGATGATAAAGAACAACTTTTTCTGCTAGCATATAGATCTGTTCTTAAGGAGCTTCATGCTAGTATGACAAGAGCAATTAAGATACAAGAAGGCTATTTCAGTAAAGCACATTTAGGTTTATGTGCAAAAGACGCACCTTCAATGGAAGGGGAGTTTGCATTGCAAAACATTATGGATGCTTTCGATACTTATGAATATAAGATTGGATTTGATAATGCTTTTCTGGCTGGAAACTATGACTATCTTACTCATCAAATTTTCAAAATAGAAACAGATAGGGCAACAGTTGCTTGTAGTCAGTTATTTTCAATCGACTCTTTCCAGTTTAGAGACACTGTACCGAGAGTTTTGATGAATATTTTTCCCGTTAACAATAAGTTAACCTATGCGATATTTTCCTCTACTAAAGATGAGAGTTCGCAAGTCAATGACTACTTATTCAAATGCTTAAGAAGCAATAATGTATCTGTACGCAACTATGAAATTTCTAAATTGATAATTCGAAACTCAGATAATTTCTTTATCAGTCCGCTCCATTTTAGTACTTGGTCTGAGTCAAAAAAGAGTAAGGTGCTCCAGCACTGTGCAGATACAGTATTCAAGGATGTTGAACAAGATGATGTAGATTTTTACCTTTTCTAAGCCAGATTTGATTTTTTATATTTGATCCACCACCCCATGAATCTCCCGGATCACTACGATACCCTCTACAAAGCCTCGATAGAGAAAATCAGCTCCGGCCAATACCAGCTCGACCCGCTGCTGGATTCGCCCAACGATAATCGTTTCGGTATCACGCTGCTGCTGCGGCCCGACGAGCAGACAAAGCAGCACATCCAGGCATTCCTCGGTGAGCTGAAAGCCGTAGATCCGGCGCAGTACTATTACCCGGCCTCAGACATCCACATCACGGTTATGTCAATCATCTCTTGCTACAGCGGCTTTGCGTTGGGGCAAATTTCTGTTCCGGCCTATGTGGAGCTAATCCGGGAAAGTATACCTACTCGGCGGGAGATCAACATCAGCTTTAAAGGCATTACGGCTTCCCCATCCTGCGCGATGGTGCAGGGTTTTATGCTGGATGCTACGCTGAACGAGCTGCGGGAAAACCTGCGGGTAAACTTTAAGCATTCCGGGCTGGAGCAAAGTATAGACAAGCGTTATACCATACAAACAGCGCATGCCACCGTTGTCCGGTTCCGAAAAGAAATCACCCACCTGGGAGCTTTCCTGCAGGTGCTGGAGAAGTACAGAAACCATGATTTCGGTACGTTCAGGGCACAGGCCCTGGAGCTGGTCTACAACGATTGGTACCAGCGCGAAAAGCATGTGCAGGTGCTGCATCGGTTCGAGCTTCGGTAACCGTTCCGGCTTTATACTTACCATCTAAAACCTCTATACTTCCTATCTGTTATACTTCCTATAAAAACGGAAGTACAACCGTATACTTTATTCATCAACCTAAACCTAAAAAACTATGAAGATTTTACTCGTCGGCGGCACCGGCACCATTGGCAAACGCATCTACTGGCGCCTGCAGGACCAGCACGAAATCGTAACGGCCGGCTCTAAGAGCGGCGATGTGCAGGTAGACATGACAGACCCGCGCTCGATTGAGGAAATGTTTAACGCCGTAGGCAAGGTAGATGCCCTTGTGGTGGCCGCCGGTAGTGCGCCCATGGCGCCAGTACAAGACCTGACGCAGGAGCATTTCCAGGAAGGCTTCCGCAGCAAAATGATGGGGCAGATAAACCTGGCCCTCATCGGGCAGAAGCACCTGAGCCCCGGCGGAAGTATAACCCTTACCTCCGGTATTCTGGCAGAAGACCCGATTGCGCTGGGTGCGGTGCTGAGTACGGTAAACTCCGCTGTGAATGGCTTTGTGATAGGGGCTGCGGGCGAGCTTCTGCAGCAGGGAATCCGCATTAACGTGGTGAGCCCCGGCGTAGTGGAGGACTCGGCAGAGGCCATCGGTAGCTACTTCCCCGGTCATAACCCGGTGCCGATGGAGCGAGTGGTGAACGGCTACCTTAAAAGTATACTTGGTATCTGTACCGGCCAGGTTATCAAGGTATATTAAAACCGCTTTCCTGAGCATTTCTCCCCATCTTTCCTTAATTTGCCCCGAACCGAAAACCAGATTTTACATGACCTACAGAGATAAATTAGCAGCCATCCGAAGCCAGATGAAAGGGGAGGGCGTGAGTGCCTATATCATTCCATCGGCTGATCCCCATATAAGTGAGTATGTGCCAGACAGGTATAAATGCATTGAGTTTGCCTCCGGTTTTACCGGTTCGGCAGGCACACTGGTAATTACCGAGGAGGCAGCGCACCTGTGGACGGATGCCCGCTATTTTGTGCAGGCCAATGAGCAGCTGGAAGGCACCGGTTTTGAGCTGGCGAAGCTGCACGTGCAGAACGCCCCGGAATACATCGGCTGGCTGGCCGAGCGGCTGCCGGAGGGCGCCACCGTGGCTTTCGACGGAAAGCTGATTTCGGTAGCGCTGGCGCAGTTGCTGGAGTCGCAGCTAACGCCTATCGGTTTTAAAATTAACAGCGAGCGCGATTACCTGGAGCCGATCTGGACGGACCGTCCGAACTTGCCTGCTGCCCCGGCCTTTTTGCTGGGTGAGGAAGTAGTGGGGGAGAGCCTGGAGAGTAAGCTGGAGCGCCTGCGTAATGCCCTGAAAAAGCACAGAGCTGAGTACCACCTGATCTCCTCGCTGGACGATTTGGCCTGGCTCTTTAACATGCGCGGCTCCGATGTAAAGTGTAACCCGGTGGTGCTGAGCTTCGCCCTCATCAGCCAGGACAAAGCCTTGCTGTTTATTGATACAACCAAACTCACGGAAGAAGACCAGGCCAGGCTAAGAAAAGCGGGCGTGGAGCTGGAGACCTATGATATGATCGAACGGGCCGTGTCGGCCATACCTGGCAACAGCATCCTGGTTGATCCGCGCCGCAACTGCTATGCCCTGTATAAGGAGCTGCCAAAAGAAGTGCGCGTGATTCAGGATACCAACCCAACCACCTTCTTTAAAGCCATGAAGAACGAGGTGGAGGTGCAGCACACCCGCCAGACGATGGTAAAAGACGGCGTGGCGCTGACCCGCTTCTTTAAGTGGCTGGAGGAAAACATCGGCAAGACCAGGATCACGGAGCTGACGGTAGTGGAGAAAGTGCGCGAGTTCCGCGCCCAGCAGGACGGCTTTGTAGGCGAAAGCTTCGATACGATTTCCGGCTACCGAGCGCATGGTGCTTTGCCGCATTACCGCGTGACCGAGGAAAGCGACGTGGAGCTGCAGCCAGAGGGCCTGCTGCTGGTAGACTCCGGCGGCCAGTACACTTCCGGCACCACCGACATTACGCGCGTGGTATCGCTGGGCAATTTAACCGAAGAGGAAAGTACAGATTATACTTTGGTGCTGAAGGGCATGATAGACGGCTCTACGGCCCGCTACCCGAAGGGCACGAAAGGGTACCAGATCGATGCCATCACCCGCAAACCGCTCTGGGACTATGCCCGCAACTACGGCCACGGCACCGGTCATGGCGTGGGTTTCTTCCTGAACGTGCACGAAGGTCCGCACGTGCTCAACCCAACGCCAACGGCTGTAGACCTGGAGCTGGGGATGATCTCTTCGGTGGAGCCAGGCATTTACCGCCCGGGCAAGCACGGCATCCGCATCGAGAACCTGGTGCTCACCGTGCCCGACGAAACAAACGACTTCGGCGAGTTTTATACGTTCGAGCACCTCACGCTGACCCTGATCGACACCACACCGGTGAAGAAAGAGCTGCTGGAGGCGCACCAGATCAAATGGCTGAACGAGTACCACCAGCAAGTGGTGGAGAAACTCGGCCCACACCTGGCAGAAGATGAACTGGCCTGGCTGAAAGAGAAAGCGAAAGCGATTTAGGGTGAACCCCAGCCCTCCCCTAAGAACAGGGGAGGGAGCTTTTTGCTGTACCGGGTCCAACCACCCCTGCCCCTCCTTGACTAAGGAGGGGAGCCTGTTATTGCTGGTGCTGAAGTATAAATTGCATAACCGCTGTTTTCGCTCGGACAGGTCGCGACCTGTCCCTACTAAGTATGAACCCACCCCTGAGAGCTACGCTCGCTACCTCAAAACTCACGTTTTGGCTAGTCCAGAGGAGGGGACAGTCGTAATAGCAGTGGCTATCGAATCTGAACCCAGTCTTTGGGTTGAGCACCTATGCAAGTTTTTCCGGTGCTGAACGAAGTGAGGCATTGCGACGTCAGGAGCAAAGGAAAAGCTCCCAGCGCGATACCCTTATCGAGGGCCCCTACCCCCAAGGCGGGCCCTCTCGGGCTGGAGAGCACCAAAGCCAGAGGTGAAACGAGCAGGTTGTAAAGCCGTGGATGAACAGGAGTTAGCAGAGATACCTTAGTTCACGCTGAAGGAAGCAGAGGCTATGCAAGTATAAACCGGTAAGTATAAAAGTATAGCCCAAGTATGAAGCATGGCTCTGCGAGCCAGTCAGATTGCAAACCCGACATCATAGAAGGCACGGGTTACAAACTCGCGCCAGCGATAGGTATGAAGTATAAACCAGCAAGTATAACCCAAGTATTAAGCATGGCTTTTTAAGCCAGTCGAGTTGCAAACTCGATACCACAGCATGACACAAGCCTGAAGACTTGCGCCATGAAGTTGAAAGAATAAGTATGGATGATGCAGATAAAAGAGATTAGAGCCGAAGACACCTGGCAGCTCAGGCGCGACGTGATGTGGCCGCAGCAAAGTATAAACTATGTGCAGCTGCCCGAGGATAAAAGCGGGCAGCACTTTGGTTTATACTTATCCGGTGAGTTGGTCTCGGTGGTGTCGCTGTTTGTGGCGGGGCAGCGGGCGCAGTTCCGCAAGTTGGCCACCTTGCCGCGGCACCAGGGCAAAGGTTACGGCACGGCGTTGCTGCATCATCTGCTTAAAGAGGCATCAGCACAAGGTATAACACAGCTCTGGTGCAACGCGCGGCAGGAGAAAGCAGAATTTTACAAGCGCTTCGGGTTGCAGGAAACAAGCCATACGTTCAGGAAGGGCGGGAAAGATTACGTGGTGATGGAGGGAAGTGTAGCTACTCCTGAGGCAGCCGCAAGTACAGCGGAATAAGCCATGCGGGAGTTTATACTTTTTATCGATACCGAAACGACAGGCATCCCCCTGGACTGGAACGCCCCTTACTCCGATGCGAAAAGCTGGCCCTACTCTGTGCAGATTGCCTGGGCCGTTTATACCAAAGAAGGGCAGGAGCTGAAGGCGGAGAATCATTATGTCTATGAGCCGGAGCTGGAGATTTCAGAGGAATCTGAGAGAATTCACGGCATCACAAAGCAATTTCTGCAGGACAATGGCAAAGCCAGAAAGGATGTGCTTGCGCTGCTGGCCGAGGATCTGGAACAGTACCAGCCGCTGGTAGTGGGCCACTTTATGCAGCTCGATTTCCACATGCTGGGGGTGGGCTTCCACCGGGCAAACATGCCCAACCCGCTGCCGCAGCTGCCCACTTTCTGCACCATGAACGCCTCGGCCGATTTCCTGCTGGGGCGCAGGCAGAGCTTCCTGAGGCTGGGCGAACTGTATGAGCGCCTTTTTCAGGAGCCGCTGCAGCACCAACATGATGCCGCCGTGGACGTAAAAGCCACTGCTGCCTGTTTCTTTAAGCTGATGGAGCAGGGCGACATCAGCCCGGAAACCATTCTGCAGCAGCAACAGGTGCAGCGGAAACCGGCGAAGGGGTCGTTTTTTAAAGCAAAAGAGTCTCTGCTGCTCCTGCTTGCACTGTTTATACTTGCTGTTATACTTATCACCCTTCTATGACTGACAAACTAGCATTTCTAAAAACGGTAAAGCCCTTTAGCCTGCTGCCCGAAGAGGTACTGCTCAGTGTGGCTGATCTGCTGCAGGAGGTGAAGTACACCAAAGACACCGCCATCTATCTGCAGGAAATAACCAAGATGAAGGGCGTGGACCTGATTGCGGAGGGTGAATACGAGAGCTTTTTTTACGACAGCGAACAGAACAAGCGGGTGCTGGAGCATCACCACAGTGGCTACTGCTACGGCGGTATCTCGGTGCTGCTGAACCGCAAAAGGTCGCTGCGGTCGGTTAT is a window of Pontibacter kalidii DNA encoding:
- a CDS encoding ABC transporter permease, with the translated sequence MIRHLFKLIWNRKKSNFLLITEIFICFLVLFGVLSLVVYNVRNYNKPLGFEHEQVWLLTMRPDLDSASLNRRNMEQALQLVKSMPEVEAASLTSSNAPFSFSQMNNGVSYNNKRIEANIYEVQDDFKDVMQVQVSEGRWFGAQDDASHHVPIVINEVMRQQLFGDENPLGKLFPQNDSTNFQVVGVVANFRPASEYAAEEPGYFERILLAKKEHAFWGEMLIRVKPGTGVAFEEKMIRQLGQVAKNWTLEVSTLEKMRQNKSKLALVPLIALGLVCGFLIFNVALGLFGVLWHNISRRNSEIGLRRALGAASSQIYWQFIGEVLVLATFGLLLGVFFAVQFPLLQVFQVESEVYFIALFSAVCVVYLLTAICAFYPSRQAAKIHPAVALHEE
- a CDS encoding ABC transporter permease; the protein is MLKNYLKIAWKVLLRRKFFTFISLFGISFTLMVLVVATSLFDHAFGPQMPERDTDKLLFVNMMREQIKDGHTRGGPPSYHFLDRNVRTLQTPEKVSINTMFFQVNSYINNRKLALDIKYTDQEFWDILDFNFVEGGPFGQQEVKSASRVAVINESTRKNYFGEDEALGQYIEVDQVKYKVVGIVENVSVLRLHSYADVWVPISLKSQDFNKPGLHGTYFATIKAAKASDIPQIKKEYATMMAEVERQHPEKEVELSSFPDTFLESIARTFLGNGKEPGVGILYALLMALALLFMLLPAINLVNINISRIMERSSEIGVRKAFGASSSTIIGQFLVENIFLTLLGGLLGFVLSALVLWLINDSGIIVYADLSLNLRIFGVGLLLCLVFGLVSGVYPAFKMSRLQAVEALRGGSK
- a CDS encoding ABC transporter ATP-binding protein, which encodes MITLSNIEKVYQTKSIETVALQHVNLRVPKGEFLSIMGPSGCGKSTLLNIMGLLDVPTQGTVEIDGHTITSYKDKELAHIRNEKIGFVFQSYHLVNDLSVLDNVELPLLYRSGISASERTRRAKTALEKVGLSARTKHYPTQLSGGQRQRVAIARALIGQPQLILADEPTGNLDSVMGEEIMNILLNLNQVDGTTIVMVTHDENMAQKTERLVRFFDGQQVSDAKVFANLQQV
- a CDS encoding TolC family protein — encoded protein: MKKHYPYCLLFVLFALHCGQSIAQPGTRQLSLQEVVTLAQAQSAEALQVETSRENSYWKWRSVKSEYRPQLSLEGTLPDFSRTITPVTQPDGTTEFRPVSINNTDLGLTLSQVISPTGGKVFVTSLMQRFDDFDREQTRYNGNPAIIGLEQPLFAYNALSWNKKIEPLRYEESQKQYVEDREEIAVKATGLYFDLLLAQVNQGIAAKNLANNDTLYQVAQEKYKLGRLSKNDLLQLRLAVLNSDLALAQANLDEQTAALALRNYIGLKDSNRFSLHVPESIPNAAVATDLALAEARKNRKESINFRRRMLEAESLVAKARGDNGFNASLFATFGLTNQGAVLSDIYNRPDNQQRARIGFTMPILDWGRQRSVTKVAQLNQQLVEYTISQEETNFEQAVVTQVNQYNTLKNRIRTTAEADAIAAERYEIAKNTFLIGRISITELNIALAEKDQARRAYIASLSEFWEAHYTLRQLTLYDFERQEPIVAEAQEGV
- a CDS encoding efflux RND transporter periplasmic adaptor subunit, which gives rise to MDRELSAATKQANRRKRIWQISIAAALVLAAIFGFRSLLAPGIRRSEVRTAVVERGPVVATLTASGVVVPEHEQAITSPIQARIEQVVRNTGEQVQPGEQVLLLDRSYTQLAYDKLKDEQQLNQHKSVQMRLELEKKLNSLESQLAIKRMNVKSLEAQLEDEQYLLKIGGGTREQVKQAELKLKIAQQELAQLEQDIESERKLLKADEQELSFTLAMNGRSLEELERKMEQAEVRATRPGVVTWVKNEIGSSVNAGEVIARLADLSSFRVQASISDAFADQLHVGGEAVARINNTDLKGSIVAIEPSVKNGTVTFYVALQEKSHQLLRPSLRVDLFVTTTTKNNTLRVKNGPYFNSGSLDKLFVLREDELIQVPARTGVSNTDFVELENGVEPGDVVVISDMKDYEHVQKVRLK
- a CDS encoding 2'-5' RNA ligase family protein, which produces MNLPDHYDTLYKASIEKISSGQYQLDPLLDSPNDNRFGITLLLRPDEQTKQHIQAFLGELKAVDPAQYYYPASDIHITVMSIISCYSGFALGQISVPAYVELIRESIPTRREINISFKGITASPSCAMVQGFMLDATLNELRENLRVNFKHSGLEQSIDKRYTIQTAHATVVRFRKEITHLGAFLQVLEKYRNHDFGTFRAQALELVYNDWYQREKHVQVLHRFELR